CCTTGTTTGTCTAAAATGACAAGTTTACAACCTGTTCTAAACCCAGGGTCAAGGGCAAGCGTGTTTTTTTGTCCTAATGGAGCAGAAAGTAAAAGCTGGCGAAGGTTTTCGGCAAAAATAGTAATGGCTTCTTCGTCGGCTCTTTTTTTAGAAAGCATACGAATTTCTGTTTCCATAGAAGGCTTTAAAAGACGTTTATAAGCATCTTTTGCAGCTATCTGCACTTGCTCTGATGAAGTAGTATTGCTATGAACAAAATTATCTTCTAATAATTTTAAAGCTCTTTCTTCTTCTGGCTCTATGTTTAAAAGTAAAATACCTTCTTTTTCTGCTCTTCGAAGAGCTAATACACGATGCGAAGGTGCTTCTACCAAAGGTTCTGACCACTCAAAATAATCTTTGTATTTTTCTCCTTCTTTTTCTTTTCCTGTAATTACTTTTGCTGTAATTGTACCTTCTTTTTCAAACACTTGACGCATTTTTGCACGAGTTTCAGCGTGTTCGTTGATGTGTTCTGCAATAATATCTCTTGCTCCTGCTAAGGCTTCTTCTAATGTTTTTACACCTTTCTCTTCATCAATAAATTTTTTGGCCGTTCTTTCCAAATCCATTCTTCCTTGTTCTAAAATCTCTAATGCTAATGGCTCTAACCCTTTTTCTTTTGCCATTGAAGCACGGGTTTTGCGCTTTGGTTTGTAAGGCAAGTACAAATCTTCTAAGGCTGCTAAGGTCTGAACAGCATTTATTTTTTCTTCTAATTCTGGAGTCAGTTTGCCCTGCTCATCAATAGATTTTAATATAGCTTCTCTACGCTTATCTAGCTCACGAAGCTGTGCCAGCCTATCTCTAATAGTGGCTACTTGTACTTCGTCTAGCGTTCCTGTAACTTCTTTTCGGTAACGAGAAATAAAAGGAACAGTTGCCCCTTCATCTAAAAGTTGTGCTGTTGCTTCTACCTGCTTTACACGTACACCAATTTCGGCTGCAATCTGAACAATGTGTTGAGCATCTAAAAGAGCTTGATCCATAGTTTTTGTCTTAATTCTTATCGTAGGAAAAAATGAAATGAATATGCTAATTATGTCAGCAAAAATACAAAATATTTGAGAAAAGTGCTTGTTTTGAAAGGTAAGCTATTTGCATAATTGTGAAAAGCTGTTCCAATGTTGTGATATTTCATTATGCTGTAATTCAATACTTTTATTGGTCTTTCGTTTTAATTTTAACTGTTGTGAAAATATACACAGCACAAAACATTATTTTCCATTCTCTAACAAATGAAAATAACCTTTTAATCGGTAAGAATATCTATTTGGATCTGTCGTTAGTGTTCTAAATTCTTTTTTTATAAGCTCTATTAAGTCACTCTCAAACTCTTTATCTTCAATGTAAGCACAGTTCATCTTCACAAATTGTATGAGAGCAGAGTTAGGAAAATCTGATAACGCTTTCTCTAAATCTGGATTGTTATATGTGTTTTTTTCTGCTAATCCCATAAAATAACTTATTGCAAAACGTTCGTCATTGTACTCATTCCAACCTTTTTTATCTGTTGCCTCTGAAACTTCACCTTTTACAGTTGCTTCTAAATAGGCATAAATATTAAGTAATTCAATATCTTTTGTGGAGTCTGCCCAACTTAAAATTTCATCTTTTCTTGACTCAAAAAAATCCTTTTCTGTTAATATTTCATTTGTAAAAGCTATTCTAAGTAAATCAGAAGTAATATTTCCGTTAGGGAAAAATCTATTGTTGTCAATAATCATTTCTGATTGAGAAAAAATGGTTTTTATCGAATCGGCTTTTCCATAGTTCTTTGAAAGTTTTTTTATAGAACTGTAAGCATCCAAATCACGATATATTTCACTAGATTTTCCATAGGTTTCGCCTATCAATTCTAAATCTTTTTCTAAGAAAAATTTTTGAATAAGTGTATTCCACCAATCTACTTCCCAGTTTAGGTCTAAAAAAATCAAATCATAAGTGCTTTTTTTATCCTTGTGTTCTTGTATTTTTAAGCGCAATTCAGAACGTTTTTTTATTTGGTCTGTTTCGCCATGAATGAGGTAAATAGCTTTATCAATGCCGACGTGGTTTTTTGCGTGATTACAAGCATTCCAACTCTTTATAGCTTTATCTTTTTCTCTATTATTCAAATAACATTCAGACAACCACAAATCAATTCTATAATCTGTTTCTGCTTGTTTCTGATATGCCAAATAATATGGAATAGCTTCTTCATACAGTCCTTTTCTGTGTAATTGCATCGCATATTCCAGCGAAAAATTAAGTTCATTTGGTTTGAGTTCAATGGCTTTTTTGTGTAATTCAAAAGATTTCTCTTCATCAATGTTGTATAAAACTGTTCCAATCAAATACATTTTATATTCGTCTGTCGCTTGACTAGCCAATTC
The sequence above is a segment of the Bernardetia sp. genome. Coding sequences within it:
- a CDS encoding tetratricopeptide repeat protein, whose product is MKINILFFLSLLAFACQAQDLENSIDKIDSAEKELSNSFTTFFSTCILETDCKKCIDELASQATDEYKMYLIGTVLYNIDEEKSFELHKKAIELKPNELNFSLEYAMQLHRKGLYEEAIPYYLAYQKQAETDYRIDLWLSECYLNNREKDKAIKSWNACNHAKNHVGIDKAIYLIHGETDQIKKRSELRLKIQEHKDKKSTYDLIFLDLNWEVDWWNTLIQKFFLEKDLELIGETYGKSSEIYRDLDAYSSIKKLSKNYGKADSIKTIFSQSEMIIDNNRFFPNGNITSDLLRIAFTNEILTEKDFFESRKDEILSWADSTKDIELLNIYAYLEATVKGEVSEATDKKGWNEYNDERFAISYFMGLAEKNTYNNPDLEKALSDFPNSALIQFVKMNCAYIEDKEFESDLIELIKKEFRTLTTDPNRYSYRLKGYFHLLENGK